Proteins from a single region of Stigmatella erecta:
- a CDS encoding tetratricopeptide repeat protein produces MYNILISLGVGIAIALGVKLAGFPLWAGLVPGILAFVATFILLARRVAQRIQALMETVQKEFQGQPTSQKEALGRVERAVKTLEQGLVYEKWQIMVGPELHAQIGMLKYMAKDQEGARSHLARGSARNYMAKAMEGALHYQRKDYPAMEAAFEAAVKAGKKESLMWAAYAWCLVQLKEKDKALRVLARGVETNPSDEKLKSSLAQLQNDKRLKMKPYEPTWWQFGLETPPLQPMGGGGGRRVQFTTRR; encoded by the coding sequence ATGTACAACATCCTCATCTCCCTGGGCGTTGGCATCGCCATCGCACTGGGCGTCAAATTGGCCGGGTTTCCCCTCTGGGCCGGCCTCGTTCCGGGCATCCTGGCCTTCGTGGCCACCTTCATCCTGCTGGCCCGCCGGGTCGCCCAGCGCATCCAGGCGCTCATGGAAACTGTTCAAAAGGAGTTCCAGGGCCAGCCCACCTCCCAGAAGGAGGCCCTGGGGCGCGTGGAGCGGGCCGTGAAGACCCTGGAGCAGGGGCTCGTCTACGAGAAGTGGCAGATCATGGTCGGCCCGGAGCTGCACGCCCAGATCGGCATGCTCAAGTACATGGCCAAGGACCAGGAGGGCGCCCGGTCGCACCTGGCCCGGGGCAGCGCGCGCAACTACATGGCCAAGGCCATGGAGGGCGCCCTGCACTACCAGCGCAAGGACTACCCCGCCATGGAGGCCGCCTTCGAGGCCGCGGTGAAGGCCGGCAAGAAGGAGTCCCTCATGTGGGCCGCCTACGCCTGGTGCCTGGTGCAGCTCAAGGAGAAGGACAAGGCCCTGCGCGTGCTCGCCCGCGGCGTGGAGACCAACCCCTCCGACGAGAAGCTCAAGTCCAGCCTGGCCCAGCTCCAGAACGACAAGCGGCTCAAGATGAAGCCGTACGAGCCCACCTGGTGGCAGTTCGGTCTGGAGACGCCCCCCCTGCAGCCCATGGGCGGAGGCGGCGGCCGGCGGGTTCAGTTCACCACCCGACGTTAG
- a CDS encoding response regulator, translating to MKVLLVEDDPSLREGMGELLSELAEVRMVGQVAPALEALQEERFELVLTDLRIAGNVQGGRTIVEAAQQRLQPVAIVSAATAEEMTKVLRPFQADAMLTKPFQLEDILVLVERFLALRTEAERLAPRPPDGKAWAEASPGVQVSPAPSAQGPEGPTWLRLAAGACHTWAPRAGGEGVLVLEGDIEVGGERQPAPHYFFLSARGPREVRTGAGCLVVSLALSR from the coding sequence ATGAAGGTGCTGCTGGTCGAAGACGACCCGAGCCTGCGCGAGGGAATGGGCGAGCTGCTCTCCGAGCTGGCCGAGGTGCGCATGGTGGGCCAGGTCGCCCCCGCCCTGGAGGCCCTTCAGGAGGAGCGCTTCGAGCTGGTGCTGACGGATCTGCGCATCGCGGGCAACGTGCAGGGCGGCCGCACCATCGTGGAGGCGGCCCAGCAGCGGCTGCAGCCGGTGGCCATCGTCAGCGCGGCGACCGCCGAGGAGATGACGAAGGTGCTGCGCCCCTTCCAGGCGGACGCGATGCTGACCAAGCCCTTCCAGCTGGAGGACATCCTGGTGCTGGTGGAGCGCTTCCTCGCGCTGCGCACCGAGGCGGAGCGCCTGGCGCCGCGGCCTCCGGACGGGAAGGCCTGGGCCGAGGCGTCCCCCGGCGTCCAGGTGTCGCCCGCGCCCTCCGCGCAGGGGCCAGAGGGGCCCACCTGGCTCCGCCTGGCCGCGGGGGCCTGCCACACGTGGGCCCCCCGGGCGGGCGGCGAGGGGGTCCTCGTGCTAGAGGGGGACATCGAGGTGGGCGGCGAGCGTCAGCCGGCCCCGCATTACTTCTTCCTGTCCGCCAGGGGGCCTCGCGAGGTGCGCACGGGGGCCGGGTGCCTGGTGGTCTCGCTGGCGCTCTCCCGGTGA